The sequence below is a genomic window from Haladaptatus sp. R4.
AACATGAGCGATACGTCCATCGAGTCGAAAATCGGGATGGGCTACTTCTATCTCGCCTTCAACTGCAAGAACGGGCCGACGACGGACCCGAAGGTTCGGGAAGCCATCGACTACTGCTTCGACATGGACCAAGCGGTTTCGAACTTCGTCGAACCGAGCGGGGTCCGACAGTACAGTCCGCTACCGGAACAAATCTCGAAGAAGTGGGGCTTCCCGCTCGACAAGTGGAAGAAGATTCCACACGACAAGAACATCGACAAGGCAAAGGAGTTGCTCAAGAATTCCGACGAAGTTCCGGACAACTGGAACGCCAAAATCATCGTTCCCCCGGACGACAAACGCCAACAGTTGGGCGTCACCGTCGCCAACGGACTGAAAGAGGCGGGGTACAACGCCAACGTCCAGCGGCTCGATTGGGGTGCGTTCCTCAACAAGTTCGTCACCGGCAAGACGAGCGATTACAACATGTACACCCTCGGCTGGTCGGGCGGCCCTGACCCCGACGACTTCCTCTATTACTTCTTCACGAAGTCCGCCCACGGGACGAACGACGGGACCTACTACAACAAGGTCAACAAGCAAATCGTCGAGGCGCGGAAGTCGTCTGACCACGCCAAACGGAAGAAGCTGTACACCGAGGCCATCAACAAGGTGCTCCACGACCGGGCACACCTTCCGGCGTACAACCTGAAGAACAGTTTCGGGGTGAAAAACAAGGTGAACGGGTTCGAACCGCATCCGGTGTTGAGCTTCGTCCTCGCGACGCAGTACACCAACGCTTCCATCGCGAAGCAGTAACGCGACACCCCCTTTCGATACGATTCAACGACAATACACATGGGAATCCTTCGCTATACGATTCGACGCTTACTACAGGCCATTCCGGTACTGCTCGGCATCGTGACGATCACGTTCCTTTTGACGAACGCGATTCCGGGCGACCCCGTTCAGATCATGCTCGGGCCATCGCCGAGCGCCGAGATGGTCGACCAGATACGCGCCCAGTACGGATTGAACCAGCCGCTTCCGGTGCGTTACGTCAACTACCTCACCTCCGTCGCACAGGGGAACCTCGGCGAGAGCATCTACTACCGAACTCCGGTGACGACGAAGATAATGCAGCGGCTTCCGGTGACGCTTCTGCTCATGTTGTCGAGCTTCATCTTCGCGCTGGTCGTGGCGATTCCGCTCGGCATCATCTCCGCGAAACGGCGCAACAAGCCGACCGACCACGTCACGCGCATCGTTGCGCTCATCGGCGTCAGCACGCCCGACTTCTGGATCGGCCTGATGCTCATCATCGTCTTCGCCTATTACCTCGGTTGGTTCCCGGCAACGGGGCTGGTCGAACCGTGGCAGAAACCGAGCGCGGTCGAGGGTGCGTCTACGCAACTCGGCGTCTTCTGGCAGACGTTCATGCACCTGTTGCTCCCGGCGATAACGCTCGGCACGCTCCAAATGGCCGCGATCATGCGTATCGAGCGCTCCTCGATGCTCGAAGTGCTCCAACAGGAGTACGTGAAGCTGGCGCGCGCCTACGGCGTCGCGGAACGAAAGATCGTGCGAAAACACGCGTTTCGGAACGCCCAACTGCCGGTCATCACGGTCGTCGGGTTGCAACTCACCGCCGCGCTCGGCGGGGCGGTGCTGACCGAGACGGTGTTCAACATCAACGGAATGGGACGGCTCATCATCACGGCGATCAACAATCAGGACTACCCGCTGGTCATGGGAACGACGATCTTCTTCGGCTTGACGTTCGTCGTCGGCGTCGTCATTACCGACATTTCCTACGCGTACATCGACCCGCGAGTGAGTTACGACGAGGTGGACTAAAATGGGAACTGGAGAAGCAAATTCGACGGACGTTCGAAACGCCAACGCGACCGACCGAGGGGAAGCGAAAGTCGAGGCAAACGTCGGATGGCGCTATGCGCTCGAACAGGTCCGGCGGGACACCACCGCGAGGATCGGCCTCTACATCATTGGGTTCATCGTCGTCCTCGCGGTGTTCGCGTGGATCGACGCGAAACTGTTCGACTACGCCATCGTGAGCAGTTTCTGGCACAACCCGGTGAACGATCCGACGAACGCCAAGATCCTGCGCCCTCCGGCGATGACGAGCAACACGTTCGGGAAGGGGCTGTGGGAGTACCCGCTCGGGACGGACCACCGCGGCCGGGACATCCTCGTTCGACTCGTCTACGGTTCGCGCATCGCCATGCAGGTCGGCATCATCTCGACCGGTTTCGGACTCATCTGCGGGACGATACTCGGCGCGGTCGCGGGGTATCACGGCGGATGGATCGACGACGTACTGATGCGGCTGGCTGAAACGCTGTACGCGATTCCGTTCCTCGTGCTGGTCATCGCGTTCATGGCCGCGTTCGGCCGCGACCTGACCTTCGCGATGATCGGTGTTGGCATCACCACGATTCCCGTCTTCGCCCGCCTCATCCGTTCGCGGGTCGTGAGTGTGCGCGAGGAAGAATACATCGAAGCGGCGAGGGCGGCGGGAGTGCGCGACCGGAATATCATCCTGCGTCACGTCATCCCGAACAGCTTCGCGCCGGTTCTCGTCCAAGCTACGTTGCAGGTCGGCATCAGCATCCTCATCGTCGCTGGCCTCTCGTTCCTCGGGTTCGGGGCACAGCCACCGACGCCCTCGTGGGGACAGATGCTCAGCCAATCTCGGGGTTACATGCTACCCGACCCGTGGTTCAGCCTCTGGCCGGGACTGGCCATCCTCGTCACCGTGATGGGGTTCAACCTGCTCGGCGACGGCCTGCGGGACGCACTCGACCCGCGAATCAACAACTGACGGAGACGAACAATGACTGATACACTGTTACACATCGATAACCTGAAGACACAGTTCTTCACCGAGGAGGGCGTCGTCCGTGCGGTGGACGGCATCTCCTTCGACGTAAAGGAGGGCGAAATCGTCGGTCTCGTGGGCGAATCCGGGGCCGGGAAGAGCGTCGCCGCACAGAGCATCCTCCGACTAGTGGAATCGCCGGGCGAAATCGTCGGCGGGGAAGTCCGCTTCCGGGACGAACTGCTGTTCGGCGTCGAGGAGGGACCGGATGGCGAGATGCGGGAACGCGAGGAGATGCTGTCGAACGAAGAGATGCGGAAGCGAATTCGCGGCACCGAAATCGCCATCATCTTCCAGGACCCGATGGAGAGCCTGAATCCCGTCTTCACCGTCGGGAGCCAACTCCGGGAGTTCATCGAAATCAACCGGGACCTCTCCAAATCGGACGCCAAAGAGGAGGCTATCAGCATGCTTCGGGAAGTGGGCATCCCGGAGCCAGTCGAACGCTACGACAACTATCCGCACCAGTTCTCGGGTGGGATGCGCCAGCGCGTGCTCATCGCGATGGCGCTCGCGTGCGAACCGAGCCTGATCATCGCCGACGAACCGACGACGGCGCTGGACGTGACCGTCGAGGGCCAGATTCTCTCGTTGGTCAACGACCTGCAGGCCAAATACGACACGAGTTTCATCTGGGTGACTCACGACATGGGCGTCGTCGCGGAGTTGTGCGACCGGGTGAACGTGATGTACCTCGGAGAAATCGTCGAGCAGGCCACCGTGGACGACTTGTTCCACGACACCAAACATCCCTACACGCGGGCGCTGTTGGATTCGATGCCGCGTCCCGACCAGACCGTCGATGAACTGACGCCGATTCGGGGCGTCATGCCGGAAGCCATCGACCCGCCTCGTGGCTGTCGATTCCACACGCGCTGTCCGGACGCCCGCGAGGTCTGCACCCAAGTCCATCCGGAGTGCAAGGAACTCGCGGAGGCGGGCGAACGCTCGCACAAGGCGGCCTGCGTGAAACACGACGCGTTCGACGTGGGCTACGAGTTCAGCGACCCCATCGAGATTCGAGCCACG
It includes:
- a CDS encoding ABC transporter permease, with the protein product MGILRYTIRRLLQAIPVLLGIVTITFLLTNAIPGDPVQIMLGPSPSAEMVDQIRAQYGLNQPLPVRYVNYLTSVAQGNLGESIYYRTPVTTKIMQRLPVTLLLMLSSFIFALVVAIPLGIISAKRRNKPTDHVTRIVALIGVSTPDFWIGLMLIIVFAYYLGWFPATGLVEPWQKPSAVEGASTQLGVFWQTFMHLLLPAITLGTLQMAAIMRIERSSMLEVLQQEYVKLARAYGVAERKIVRKHAFRNAQLPVITVVGLQLTAALGGAVLTETVFNINGMGRLIITAINNQDYPLVMGTTIFFGLTFVVGVVITDISYAYIDPRVSYDEVD
- a CDS encoding ABC transporter permease — encoded protein: MGTGEANSTDVRNANATDRGEAKVEANVGWRYALEQVRRDTTARIGLYIIGFIVVLAVFAWIDAKLFDYAIVSSFWHNPVNDPTNAKILRPPAMTSNTFGKGLWEYPLGTDHRGRDILVRLVYGSRIAMQVGIISTGFGLICGTILGAVAGYHGGWIDDVLMRLAETLYAIPFLVLVIAFMAAFGRDLTFAMIGVGITTIPVFARLIRSRVVSVREEEYIEAARAAGVRDRNIILRHVIPNSFAPVLVQATLQVGISILIVAGLSFLGFGAQPPTPSWGQMLSQSRGYMLPDPWFSLWPGLAILVTVMGFNLLGDGLRDALDPRINN
- a CDS encoding ABC transporter ATP-binding protein, with the protein product MTDTLLHIDNLKTQFFTEEGVVRAVDGISFDVKEGEIVGLVGESGAGKSVAAQSILRLVESPGEIVGGEVRFRDELLFGVEEGPDGEMREREEMLSNEEMRKRIRGTEIAIIFQDPMESLNPVFTVGSQLREFIEINRDLSKSDAKEEAISMLREVGIPEPVERYDNYPHQFSGGMRQRVLIAMALACEPSLIIADEPTTALDVTVEGQILSLVNDLQAKYDTSFIWVTHDMGVVAELCDRVNVMYLGEIVEQATVDDLFHDTKHPYTRALLDSMPRPDQTVDELTPIRGVMPEAIDPPRGCRFHTRCPDAREVCTQVHPECKELAEAGERSHKAACVKHDAFDVGYEFSDPIEIRATTGITDDIVTDAQGDD